From Thamnophis elegans isolate rThaEle1 chromosome 12, rThaEle1.pri, whole genome shotgun sequence, one genomic window encodes:
- the DPF1 gene encoding zinc finger protein neuro-d4 isoform X2, which yields MATAVHKSIKCLGEDFYREAIEHCRSYNARLCAERSMRLPFLDSQTGVAQNNCYIWMEKTHRGPGLAPGQIYTYPARCWRKRRRLNILEDPRLRPYCEPPLKKEASLPEGPVLEALLCAEAGDKKPELKEEELILDCPKAPLGEFLHDLDPEDLEEDVPRRKNKAKSKAYGIGGLRKRPEAALMEDRDKPYVCDICGKRYKNRPGLSYHYTHTHLAEEEGEEGPERHTLPFHRKNNHKPKKAPDGTVIPNGYCDFCLGGSKKTGCPEDLISCADCGRSGHPSCLQFTVNMTAAVRTYRWQCIECKSCSLCGTSENDDQLLFCDDCDRGYHMYCLSPPMAEPPEGSWSCHLCLRQLKEKASAYITLT from the exons ATGGCCACAGCTGTGCACAAGTCTATCAAATG CCTGGGGGAGGATTTCTACCGAGAAGCCATCGAGCACTGCCGTAGTTACAACGCCCGCCTGTGCGCCGAGCGCAGCATGCGCCTGCCGTTCCTGGACTCGCAGACAGGGGTCGCTCAGAACAACTGCTACATCTGGATGGAGAAGACCCACAGGGGCCCAG GCCTGGCACCCGGTCAGATCTACACCTACCCAGCTCGCTGCTGGCGGAAGAGGCGGCGGTTGAACATCCTGGAGGACCCACGGCTGCGGCCCT ATTGTGAGCCCCCCCTGAAGAAGGAGGCCTCGCTCCCTGAAGGGCCCGTCCTGGAGGCCCTGCTCTGTGCCGAGGCGGGAGACAAGAAGCCGGAGCTGAAGGAGGAAGAGCTGATCTTAGACTGCccg AAGGCTCCTCTGGGCGAATTCCTGCACGATTTGGACCCGGAGGACCTTGAGGAGGACGTCCCCCGGAGGAAGAACAAGGCCAAGAGCAAG GCCTATGGGATCGGAGGGCTGCGGAAGAGGCCAGAGGCGGCCCTGATGGAGGACCGGGACAAGCCCTACGTGTGTGACA TCTGCGGGAAACGCTACAAGAATCGTCCTGGACTCAGCTACCACTACACACACACCCACTTGgcggaagaggaaggggaggagggcccCGAGCGCCACACCCTGCCCTTCCACCGCAAGAACAACCACAAAC CTAAGAAAGCTCCGGATGGGACAGTCATACCAAATGGTTATTGTGATTTCTGTCTAGGCGGCTCCAAGAAGACTGGCTGCCCAGAGGACTTAATCTCCTGTGCTGATTGTGGACGCTCAG GGCACCCGTCGTGCCTGCAGTTCACGGTGAACATGACGGCCGCTGTGCGGACCTACCGCTGGCAGTGCATCGAGTGCAAAAGCTGCAGCCTGTGTGGCACTTCAGAAAACGAC gaccagctgctcttctgcgatgactgcgacCGCGGCTACCACATGTACTGCCTGAGCCCACCGATGGCCGAACCCCCTGAAG GGAGCTGGAGCTGCCATCTGTGCCTGCGGCAGCTGAAGGAAAAAGCCTCAGCCTACATCACCCTGACCTAG
- the NUMBL gene encoding numb-like protein, producing the protein MNKLRQSLRRKKPSYVPEASRPHQWQADEEAVRKGRCSFPVRYLGYVEVEESRGMQVCEEAVKKLKASGRKSVKSVLWVSADGLRVVDDKTKDLIVDQTIEKVSFCAPDRNFDKAFSYICRDGTTRRWICHGFLALKDSGERLSHAVGCAFAACLERKQKREKECGVTASFDASRTSFAREGSFRLPGPPAPTSRPSGAWSPQDKKKAEAAAAPSAPIAAPAQPGSASPPQGATSPEEKVEAGGAHAIPRRHAPLEQLVRQGSFRGFPTLSQNSPFKRQLSLRLNELPSTLQRKGHAESSTVSEGEAGASRDSDSISALCTQIDTSLAQPAGEPPAALVPAEGGSTGPACSWDDPQASPLFQPGHKRTPSEAERWLEEVAKAAKAQQHQQVPQAAPPPLPAFPLSYEAAPLPTGIFASPHMPPTFVPVGTAYVPALPFPALPSVPVVGITPSQMVTNAFCSATQAPLTNLGVKASPFPQALLDPPRLRANGTVWPSEQSPPGISAPHLEPPDPFEAQWAALESKASTAASNPFSGDRQKTFEIEL; encoded by the exons ATGAACAAACTGCGGCAGAGTCTCCGGCGCAAGAAACCCTCCTACGTACCCGAGGCCAGCCGCCCCCACCAGTGGCAAGCCGATGAAGAGGCGGTGCGCAAGGGCCGCTGCAGCTTCCCGGTGCGG TACCTGGGCTACGTGGAAGTGGAGGAGTCCCGGGGGATGCAGGTGTGCGAAGAGGCGGTGAAGAAGCTGAAAGCG AGTGGCCGCAAATCTGTGAAGTCCGTGCTGTGGGTTTCAGCCGATGGGCTGCGCGTGGTGGACGACAAGACCAAG GACCTGATCGTGGACCAGACCATTGAGAAGGTTTCCTTCTGTGCTCCGGATCGCAATTTCGACAAGGCCTTTTCCTACATTTGCCGGGATGGCACTACCCGGCGCTGGATCTGCCACGGCTTCCTGGCCCTGAAGGACTCG GGGGAGCGCCTGAGCCACGCCGTGGGCTGCGCCTTTGCCGCCTGCCTGGAGCGCAAGCAGAAGCGGGAGAAGGAATGTGGGGTGACGGCCTCCTTCGATGCCAGCCGCACCAGCTTTGCCCGGGAGGGCTCCTTCCGACTGCCCGGGCCCCCGGCCCCCACCTCCCGCCCCTCTGGAGCATGGTCCCCCCAGGATAAGAAGAAAG CGGAAGCAGCTGCGGCCCCTTCGGCCCCCATCGCAGCCCCTGCCCAACCCGGCAGCGCCTCTCCTCCCCAGGGGGCCACTTCCCCAGAGGAGAAGGTGGAGGCCGGGGGGGCTCATGCCATCCCGCGCCGCCATGCCCCCCTGGAGCAGCTGGTGCGGCAAGGCTCCTTCCGAGGGTTCCCCACGCTGAGCCAGAACTCCCCCTTCAAGAGGCAGCTCTCCCTGCGCCTGAACGAGCTGCCCTCCACTCTGCAGCGCAAGGGCCACGCCGAGAGCAGCACAG TTTCAGAGGGAGAGGCAGGCGCCAGCAGGGACTCGGACAGTATCTCAGCTCTCTGCACTCAGATTGACACTTCGCTCGCCCAGCCAGCTGGAGAGCCCCCCGCAGCCCTCGTGCCCGCAGAAGGGGGTAGCACAG GACCCGCTTGCTCATGGGACGACCCCCAGGCCAGCCCCCTGTTCCAGCCAGGGCACAAGAGGACCCCCTCGGAGGCAGAGCGCTGGCTGGAAGAGGTTGCCAAGGCTGCCAAGGCTCAGCAGCACCAGCAGGTTCCCCAGGCCGCCCCCCCACCTCTGCCCGCCTTTCCTCTGAGCTATGaggcagcccccctccccacaggCATCTTTGCATCTCCCCACATGCCCCCCACCTTTGTGCCTGTGGGCACTGCCTACgtgcctgcactgcccttccctGCCCTCCCCAGCGTGCCTGTGGTGGGCATCACACCCTCCCAAATGGTGACCAATGCCTTCTGCTCCGCCACACAGGCTCCCCTTACAAATTTGGGGGTCAAGGCCAGCCCCTTCCCGCAGGCCCTCCTGGACCCCCCTCGGCTCAGAGCCAACGGGACTGTCTGGCCCTCTGAGCAAAGCCCCCCAGGCATTTCTGCCCCCCACCTCGAGCCCCCAGACCCCTTTGAAGCCCAGTGGGCTGCCCTCGAATCCAAGGCCTCCACTGCTGCCTCCAACCCCTTTTCTGGTGACCGGCAGAAAACCTTTGAAATAGAATTGTGA
- the DPF1 gene encoding zinc finger protein neuro-d4 isoform X5, which translates to MATAVHKSIKCLGEDFYREAIEHCRSYNARLCAERSMRLPFLDSQTGVAQNNCYIWMEKTHRGPGLAPGQIYTYPARCWRKRRRLNILEDPRLRPCEFKIDCEPPLKKEASLPEGPVLEALLCAEAGDKKPELKEEELILDCPKAPLGEFLHDLDPEDLEEDVPRRKNKAKSKAYGIGGLRKRPEAALMEDRDKPYVCDICGKRYKNRPGLSYHYTHTHLAEEEGEEGPERHTLPFHRKNNHKQFCKELNWVPENQRRHAAKKAPDGTVIPNGYCDFCLGGSKKTGCPEDLISCADCGRSGHPSCLQFTVNMTAAVRTYRWQCIECKSCSLCGTSENDDQLLFCDDCDRGYHMYCLSPPMAEPPEGSWSCHLCLRQLKEKASAYITLT; encoded by the exons ATGGCCACAGCTGTGCACAAGTCTATCAAATG CCTGGGGGAGGATTTCTACCGAGAAGCCATCGAGCACTGCCGTAGTTACAACGCCCGCCTGTGCGCCGAGCGCAGCATGCGCCTGCCGTTCCTGGACTCGCAGACAGGGGTCGCTCAGAACAACTGCTACATCTGGATGGAGAAGACCCACAGGGGCCCAG GCCTGGCACCCGGTCAGATCTACACCTACCCAGCTCGCTGCTGGCGGAAGAGGCGGCGGTTGAACATCCTGGAGGACCCACGGCTGCGGCCCTGTGAGTTCAAGATTG ATTGTGAGCCCCCCCTGAAGAAGGAGGCCTCGCTCCCTGAAGGGCCCGTCCTGGAGGCCCTGCTCTGTGCCGAGGCGGGAGACAAGAAGCCGGAGCTGAAGGAGGAAGAGCTGATCTTAGACTGCccg AAGGCTCCTCTGGGCGAATTCCTGCACGATTTGGACCCGGAGGACCTTGAGGAGGACGTCCCCCGGAGGAAGAACAAGGCCAAGAGCAAG GCCTATGGGATCGGAGGGCTGCGGAAGAGGCCAGAGGCGGCCCTGATGGAGGACCGGGACAAGCCCTACGTGTGTGACA TCTGCGGGAAACGCTACAAGAATCGTCCTGGACTCAGCTACCACTACACACACACCCACTTGgcggaagaggaaggggaggagggcccCGAGCGCCACACCCTGCCCTTCCACCGCAAGAACAACCACAAAC AGTTTTGCAAAGAGCTGAACTGGGTCCCAGAGAACCAGCGCAGGCACGCAG CTAAGAAAGCTCCGGATGGGACAGTCATACCAAATGGTTATTGTGATTTCTGTCTAGGCGGCTCCAAGAAGACTGGCTGCCCAGAGGACTTAATCTCCTGTGCTGATTGTGGACGCTCAG GGCACCCGTCGTGCCTGCAGTTCACGGTGAACATGACGGCCGCTGTGCGGACCTACCGCTGGCAGTGCATCGAGTGCAAAAGCTGCAGCCTGTGTGGCACTTCAGAAAACGAC gaccagctgctcttctgcgatgactgcgacCGCGGCTACCACATGTACTGCCTGAGCCCACCGATGGCCGAACCCCCTGAAG GGAGCTGGAGCTGCCATCTGTGCCTGCGGCAGCTGAAGGAAAAAGCCTCAGCCTACATCACCCTGACCTAG
- the DPF1 gene encoding zinc finger protein neuro-d4 isoform X4, producing MRLPFLDSQTGVAQNNCYIWMEKTHRGPGLAPGQIYTYPARCWRKRRRLNILEDPRLRPCEFKIDCEPPLKKEASLPEGPVLEALLCAEAGDKKPELKEEELILDCPKAPLGEFLHDLDPEDLEEDVPRRKNKAKSKAYGIGGLRKRPEAALMEDRDKPYVCDICGKRYKNRPGLSYHYTHTHLAEEEGEEGPERHTLPFHRKNNHKPKKAPDGTVIPNGYCDFCLGGSKKTGCPEDLISCADCGRSGHPSCLQFTVNMTAAVRTYRWQCIECKSCSLCGTSENDDQLLFCDDCDRGYHMYCLSPPMAEPPEGSWSCHLCLRQLKEKASAYITLT from the exons ATGCGCCTGCCGTTCCTGGACTCGCAGACAGGGGTCGCTCAGAACAACTGCTACATCTGGATGGAGAAGACCCACAGGGGCCCAG GCCTGGCACCCGGTCAGATCTACACCTACCCAGCTCGCTGCTGGCGGAAGAGGCGGCGGTTGAACATCCTGGAGGACCCACGGCTGCGGCCCTGTGAGTTCAAGATTG ATTGTGAGCCCCCCCTGAAGAAGGAGGCCTCGCTCCCTGAAGGGCCCGTCCTGGAGGCCCTGCTCTGTGCCGAGGCGGGAGACAAGAAGCCGGAGCTGAAGGAGGAAGAGCTGATCTTAGACTGCccg AAGGCTCCTCTGGGCGAATTCCTGCACGATTTGGACCCGGAGGACCTTGAGGAGGACGTCCCCCGGAGGAAGAACAAGGCCAAGAGCAAG GCCTATGGGATCGGAGGGCTGCGGAAGAGGCCAGAGGCGGCCCTGATGGAGGACCGGGACAAGCCCTACGTGTGTGACA TCTGCGGGAAACGCTACAAGAATCGTCCTGGACTCAGCTACCACTACACACACACCCACTTGgcggaagaggaaggggaggagggcccCGAGCGCCACACCCTGCCCTTCCACCGCAAGAACAACCACAAAC CTAAGAAAGCTCCGGATGGGACAGTCATACCAAATGGTTATTGTGATTTCTGTCTAGGCGGCTCCAAGAAGACTGGCTGCCCAGAGGACTTAATCTCCTGTGCTGATTGTGGACGCTCAG GGCACCCGTCGTGCCTGCAGTTCACGGTGAACATGACGGCCGCTGTGCGGACCTACCGCTGGCAGTGCATCGAGTGCAAAAGCTGCAGCCTGTGTGGCACTTCAGAAAACGAC gaccagctgctcttctgcgatgactgcgacCGCGGCTACCACATGTACTGCCTGAGCCCACCGATGGCCGAACCCCCTGAAG GGAGCTGGAGCTGCCATCTGTGCCTGCGGCAGCTGAAGGAAAAAGCCTCAGCCTACATCACCCTGACCTAG
- the DPF1 gene encoding zinc finger protein neuro-d4 isoform X3, which produces MATAVHKSIKCLGEDFYREAIEHCRSYNARLCAERSMRLPFLDSQTGVAQNNCYIWMEKTHRGPGLAPGQIYTYPARCWRKRRRLNILEDPRLRPCEFKIDCEPPLKKEASLPEGPVLEALLCAEAGDKKPELKEEELILDCPKAPLGEFLHDLDPEDLEEDVPRRKNKAKSKAYGIGGLRKRPEAALMEDRDKPYVCDICGKRYKNRPGLSYHYTHTHLAEEEGEEGPERHTLPFHRKNNHKRGSKKTGCPEDLISCADCGRSGHPSCLQFTVNMTAAVRTYRWQCIECKSCSLCGTSENDDQLLFCDDCDRGYHMYCLSPPMAEPPEGSWSCHLCLRQLKEKASAYITLT; this is translated from the exons ATGGCCACAGCTGTGCACAAGTCTATCAAATG CCTGGGGGAGGATTTCTACCGAGAAGCCATCGAGCACTGCCGTAGTTACAACGCCCGCCTGTGCGCCGAGCGCAGCATGCGCCTGCCGTTCCTGGACTCGCAGACAGGGGTCGCTCAGAACAACTGCTACATCTGGATGGAGAAGACCCACAGGGGCCCAG GCCTGGCACCCGGTCAGATCTACACCTACCCAGCTCGCTGCTGGCGGAAGAGGCGGCGGTTGAACATCCTGGAGGACCCACGGCTGCGGCCCTGTGAGTTCAAGATTG ATTGTGAGCCCCCCCTGAAGAAGGAGGCCTCGCTCCCTGAAGGGCCCGTCCTGGAGGCCCTGCTCTGTGCCGAGGCGGGAGACAAGAAGCCGGAGCTGAAGGAGGAAGAGCTGATCTTAGACTGCccg AAGGCTCCTCTGGGCGAATTCCTGCACGATTTGGACCCGGAGGACCTTGAGGAGGACGTCCCCCGGAGGAAGAACAAGGCCAAGAGCAAG GCCTATGGGATCGGAGGGCTGCGGAAGAGGCCAGAGGCGGCCCTGATGGAGGACCGGGACAAGCCCTACGTGTGTGACA TCTGCGGGAAACGCTACAAGAATCGTCCTGGACTCAGCTACCACTACACACACACCCACTTGgcggaagaggaaggggaggagggcccCGAGCGCCACACCCTGCCCTTCCACCGCAAGAACAACCACAAAC GCGGCTCCAAGAAGACTGGCTGCCCAGAGGACTTAATCTCCTGTGCTGATTGTGGACGCTCAG GGCACCCGTCGTGCCTGCAGTTCACGGTGAACATGACGGCCGCTGTGCGGACCTACCGCTGGCAGTGCATCGAGTGCAAAAGCTGCAGCCTGTGTGGCACTTCAGAAAACGAC gaccagctgctcttctgcgatgactgcgacCGCGGCTACCACATGTACTGCCTGAGCCCACCGATGGCCGAACCCCCTGAAG GGAGCTGGAGCTGCCATCTGTGCCTGCGGCAGCTGAAGGAAAAAGCCTCAGCCTACATCACCCTGACCTAG
- the DPF1 gene encoding zinc finger protein neuro-d4 isoform X1: MATAVHKSIKCLGEDFYREAIEHCRSYNARLCAERSMRLPFLDSQTGVAQNNCYIWMEKTHRGPGLAPGQIYTYPARCWRKRRRLNILEDPRLRPCEFKIDCEPPLKKEASLPEGPVLEALLCAEAGDKKPELKEEELILDCPKAPLGEFLHDLDPEDLEEDVPRRKNKAKSKAYGIGGLRKRPEAALMEDRDKPYVCDICGKRYKNRPGLSYHYTHTHLAEEEGEEGPERHTLPFHRKNNHKPKKAPDGTVIPNGYCDFCLGGSKKTGCPEDLISCADCGRSGHPSCLQFTVNMTAAVRTYRWQCIECKSCSLCGTSENDDQLLFCDDCDRGYHMYCLSPPMAEPPEGSWSCHLCLRQLKEKASAYITLT; encoded by the exons ATGGCCACAGCTGTGCACAAGTCTATCAAATG CCTGGGGGAGGATTTCTACCGAGAAGCCATCGAGCACTGCCGTAGTTACAACGCCCGCCTGTGCGCCGAGCGCAGCATGCGCCTGCCGTTCCTGGACTCGCAGACAGGGGTCGCTCAGAACAACTGCTACATCTGGATGGAGAAGACCCACAGGGGCCCAG GCCTGGCACCCGGTCAGATCTACACCTACCCAGCTCGCTGCTGGCGGAAGAGGCGGCGGTTGAACATCCTGGAGGACCCACGGCTGCGGCCCTGTGAGTTCAAGATTG ATTGTGAGCCCCCCCTGAAGAAGGAGGCCTCGCTCCCTGAAGGGCCCGTCCTGGAGGCCCTGCTCTGTGCCGAGGCGGGAGACAAGAAGCCGGAGCTGAAGGAGGAAGAGCTGATCTTAGACTGCccg AAGGCTCCTCTGGGCGAATTCCTGCACGATTTGGACCCGGAGGACCTTGAGGAGGACGTCCCCCGGAGGAAGAACAAGGCCAAGAGCAAG GCCTATGGGATCGGAGGGCTGCGGAAGAGGCCAGAGGCGGCCCTGATGGAGGACCGGGACAAGCCCTACGTGTGTGACA TCTGCGGGAAACGCTACAAGAATCGTCCTGGACTCAGCTACCACTACACACACACCCACTTGgcggaagaggaaggggaggagggcccCGAGCGCCACACCCTGCCCTTCCACCGCAAGAACAACCACAAAC CTAAGAAAGCTCCGGATGGGACAGTCATACCAAATGGTTATTGTGATTTCTGTCTAGGCGGCTCCAAGAAGACTGGCTGCCCAGAGGACTTAATCTCCTGTGCTGATTGTGGACGCTCAG GGCACCCGTCGTGCCTGCAGTTCACGGTGAACATGACGGCCGCTGTGCGGACCTACCGCTGGCAGTGCATCGAGTGCAAAAGCTGCAGCCTGTGTGGCACTTCAGAAAACGAC gaccagctgctcttctgcgatgactgcgacCGCGGCTACCACATGTACTGCCTGAGCCCACCGATGGCCGAACCCCCTGAAG GGAGCTGGAGCTGCCATCTGTGCCTGCGGCAGCTGAAGGAAAAAGCCTCAGCCTACATCACCCTGACCTAG